A single window of Nocardia higoensis DNA harbors:
- a CDS encoding glycosyltransferase, with the protein MHIALFTDFHPATLGGVQTAMRALTTGLRGQGHRVTVFCPPAPEPGPADADIVLLRPIPLATLAGGLPMVLPTRANRFAIDAAFATRGPVDIVHALTTYGCGILGTRAARRHGVPIVQTLQSRDDTVIEKYAPAPLSAALSMRLLHGWFVPLRGRAVAALPGDGRVARLAWRPLIAQADAADHVTVPTEHFARRLAARGVERPIHVISNGVDDALLDSVLDSDPAPGARRPRSVSSTPGSSRPTSPDRSRAFEHDDDGSAGAVDADRRAPLRVLWCGRLSPEKRPLEAVEVVRRVADCTLDVYGGGRLADEVRAAISASGVGDRVRLHGEVDQAAVLRAMREHDVLLLTSDCDTQGMVLLEAVATGLPVVYCDPELAETISESGGLRAADSSVSALAEALDSLARDRSRLPAMRAALTALVDRSRQSRHLARLVAVYTEAISADSAH; encoded by the coding sequence GTGCACATCGCCCTGTTCACCGACTTCCACCCCGCCACCCTGGGCGGCGTGCAGACCGCGATGCGCGCCCTGACCACAGGGTTGCGCGGCCAAGGACATCGGGTCACCGTCTTCTGCCCGCCCGCACCGGAACCCGGTCCCGCCGACGCCGATATCGTGCTGCTGCGGCCGATCCCGTTGGCCACGCTGGCGGGCGGACTGCCGATGGTGCTGCCGACCCGCGCCAATCGCTTCGCCATCGACGCCGCCTTCGCCACCCGCGGCCCGGTCGACATCGTGCACGCGTTGACCACCTACGGTTGCGGCATCCTCGGCACCCGCGCCGCCCGTCGACACGGTGTGCCCATCGTCCAGACCCTGCAGAGCCGCGACGACACCGTCATCGAGAAGTACGCTCCCGCACCGTTGTCCGCCGCACTGAGCATGCGGCTGTTGCACGGCTGGTTCGTCCCGCTGCGCGGGCGGGCGGTGGCCGCGCTGCCCGGCGACGGCCGGGTCGCCCGGCTGGCCTGGCGACCGCTGATCGCCCAGGCCGATGCCGCCGACCACGTGACCGTCCCGACCGAGCACTTCGCGCGCCGCCTGGCCGCCCGGGGTGTCGAGCGCCCGATCCACGTCATTTCCAACGGGGTCGACGACGCCCTGCTCGACAGCGTGCTGGATTCCGACCCGGCGCCCGGCGCCCGGCGCCCGCGCTCGGTCTCCTCGACACCGGGGTCGTCGCGCCCGACCTCACCGGACCGGAGCCGCGCGTTCGAACACGACGACGACGGCTCCGCGGGTGCCGTCGATGCGGATCGGCGCGCGCCACTGCGCGTGCTGTGGTGCGGGCGGCTCTCGCCCGAGAAGCGACCCCTCGAAGCCGTCGAGGTCGTGCGCCGGGTCGCCGACTGCACCCTCGACGTCTACGGCGGCGGCAGGCTCGCCGACGAGGTACGCGCGGCGATCTCCGCGTCGGGGGTGGGCGACCGCGTCCGGCTGCACGGCGAGGTGGATCAAGCCGCCGTCCTGCGGGCCATGCGCGAGCACGACGTCCTGCTGCTCACCTCCGACTGCGACACCCAGGGCATGGTGCTGCTCGAGGCGGTCGCCACCGGCCTGCCGGTCGTCTACTGCGATCCCGAACTCGCCGAAACAATCTCCGAATCCGGCGGTCTGCGTGCCGCCGACTCGTCGGTGTCCGCCCTCGCCGAGGCACTGGACTCCCTGGCGCGGGACCGCTCCCGGCTGCCCGCCATGCGCGCAGCACTGACCGCACTCGTCGACCGATCGCGCCAGTCACGGCATCTCGCGCGGCTGGTAGCGGTCTACACCGAGGCGATCTCGGCGGACTCTGCGCACTGA
- a CDS encoding glycosyltransferase: MRIALLTAGTRGDHQPYLALADELRSRGHDVVMTATENYAHVVRAAGFEPVVIPFNSAELLETEAAKRALSSGATLPFVKIMLDTVKIMAGERGERMHEALATAADSADILVVCASILPWAMDRRELTGQPVVGCLPYPLERTEEFPSSFMVKHMITSKRLRLASYTGFELAYGFAYHKVDKRVREMMGLRGRPRNPFRRMREEGIPLIHMVSPVLLPKPADWPDRSTVVGAPVMPAHLRAAWGEATVDPALDTWLDAGDPPVYFCMTGMPVLDPPACLTLIEAVCRRLGTRALVTVRGEGFPRGATHDERLFVLDSFDYDRVLPRCAAVVHHGGSGNTHDVLRCGLPAVVVGVHSDQFYYGWRMTALGIGGGFPYPSLTENRLYQALTAALTPESRREAAELGRAVAAENGVAATADEVERLVKQAAG; the protein is encoded by the coding sequence ATGCGTATCGCGTTGCTGACAGCGGGCACCAGGGGCGACCATCAGCCCTACCTCGCCCTGGCCGACGAATTGCGCTCGCGCGGACACGATGTCGTCATGACGGCCACCGAGAACTACGCCCATGTGGTGCGCGCGGCGGGCTTCGAGCCGGTGGTGATCCCGTTCAACTCCGCGGAACTGCTGGAGACCGAGGCGGCCAAGCGCGCACTGTCCTCGGGCGCGACGCTGCCGTTCGTCAAGATCATGCTCGACACCGTGAAGATCATGGCGGGTGAGCGCGGCGAGCGGATGCACGAAGCGCTGGCCACGGCCGCCGACTCGGCCGACATCTTGGTCGTGTGCGCCTCCATCCTGCCGTGGGCGATGGACCGCAGGGAGTTGACCGGGCAGCCGGTGGTCGGTTGCCTGCCGTATCCGCTGGAGCGCACCGAGGAGTTCCCGTCCTCGTTCATGGTCAAGCACATGATCACCTCGAAACGACTGCGCCTGGCCAGCTACACCGGCTTCGAACTCGCCTACGGGTTCGCCTACCACAAGGTGGACAAGCGCGTCCGGGAGATGATGGGGCTGCGCGGCCGCCCACGAAACCCGTTCCGCCGCATGCGCGAGGAAGGCATCCCGCTGATCCACATGGTCAGCCCGGTGCTGTTGCCGAAACCCGCGGACTGGCCCGACCGCTCGACCGTGGTGGGCGCGCCGGTCATGCCCGCCCACCTGCGCGCGGCGTGGGGTGAGGCGACGGTGGATCCGGCGCTGGACACCTGGCTCGACGCCGGTGATCCGCCGGTCTACTTCTGCATGACCGGCATGCCCGTCCTCGACCCGCCCGCCTGCCTCACCCTGATCGAGGCGGTGTGCCGTCGGCTGGGCACGCGGGCGTTGGTCACCGTGCGAGGAGAGGGCTTCCCCCGCGGCGCCACCCACGACGAGCGGCTGTTCGTCCTCGATTCCTTCGACTACGACCGAGTGCTGCCCCGCTGCGCCGCGGTCGTGCACCACGGCGGCAGCGGCAATACCCACGATGTGCTCCGCTGCGGCCTGCCCGCCGTGGTCGTCGGCGTGCACAGCGACCAGTTCTACTACGGCTGGCGGATGACCGCGCTCGGCATCGGCGGCGGCTTCCCCTACCCCTCGCTCACCGAGAACCGCCTGTATCAGGCCCTGACCGCCGCGCTGACGCCCGAATCGCGTCGTGAGGCAGCGGAACTCGGTCGTGCGGTCGCCGCCGAGAACGGGGTGGCCGCCACGGCCGACGAGGTGGAGCGGCTCGTGAAGCAGGCCGCGGGCTGA
- a CDS encoding thioester reductase domain-containing protein, with protein sequence MTDTAEPTPVRDSVPDRRARGESLERGTGLDVAALLARTGLGGSASPPSGIRSPLPDASVTPPTADSVAERNGSAVPAEPGVPARNSPSPPRDMPTLAAAITALATRFSATPMGPDTDFFDAGGTSLAAVEFVAALAGDLGVHLDLDTVFFDARPRRLAQRWLADPTVTAPVSGVAAGRDLEAGEVGDGAFGRRAGDGIGTEGGDIDTDDLAQLFADLSGADRLPLVTPAERVEPRRILLTGATGFLGSHLLLDLLRHSDAHVVCLIRADDEDTARERLIDALRRFALPSSREVLRRVTPLAGDLREPRLGLSDEQWEKAAAQVDSIVNAAAAVDFLRGYPSLRRTNVLGPLTLAELACTGRSTPIHHISSLAVFNGVESRSLGEDDPTAPVATLPIGYDRSKWAAEAILRRAGEHGLTVTILRPGGIGTHPETGAHNPRDLNSGITAALLRFRTVPGFRYLNGAPVDWVSRVAAEIVTRPSAWGHTYHLTGEPTSLEQIVARTTLGGLGVRVQHWENWCDDVVRAIREEPAPELESLAQVLQSPVARRQLAAMVGVPPSRADRTEAFVAAHGLPAPISGAAAGGRMLAATAGLGAPGGEPYLRFDETLSGTIGPVGGAADLPCDLRLTLSIADSAQAFTARVLDVGGELTCPAIHDEPLTVTGTAAVRPHDGLPLHHESRHPIMRYDLTLRAADGRSWWLTGHKFAAARRRFVRQLGTQLIEIGPAGQPASWSGEIAVPMHTYLSDQIDGIRVDPRLPERQQRLAKLLWLSWFGGQLGVSLMEPMLRVGVDLLDLRRALREERRR encoded by the coding sequence GTGACCGACACGGCCGAACCCACCCCGGTCCGCGACTCCGTCCCGGACCGTCGCGCTCGCGGCGAATCCCTGGAGCGCGGCACCGGACTCGATGTCGCCGCCCTGCTCGCCCGCACCGGCCTCGGGGGCAGCGCGTCGCCCCCGTCCGGCATCCGCAGTCCCCTACCGGACGCTTCCGTCACCCCACCCACAGCGGACTCCGTTGCCGAGCGGAACGGTTCGGCCGTACCCGCCGAGCCAGGAGTGCCCGCGCGGAATTCGCCGAGTCCACCGAGGGATATGCCGACGCTGGCCGCGGCGATCACCGCGCTGGCCACCCGCTTCAGCGCCACCCCGATGGGCCCCGACACCGACTTCTTCGACGCGGGTGGCACCTCGCTGGCCGCCGTCGAATTCGTCGCGGCACTGGCGGGCGATCTCGGCGTCCACCTCGATCTCGACACGGTCTTCTTCGACGCGCGTCCGCGCAGGCTGGCGCAGCGATGGCTGGCGGATCCGACCGTCACCGCACCGGTCAGCGGAGTGGCAGCAGGGCGGGATCTCGAGGCCGGCGAAGTCGGCGACGGTGCCTTCGGTCGCCGCGCCGGTGATGGCATCGGCACCGAGGGCGGGGACATCGACACCGACGATCTCGCCCAGCTCTTCGCCGATCTGTCCGGCGCGGACAGGCTCCCGCTGGTCACCCCGGCGGAGCGGGTCGAGCCCCGGCGCATCCTGCTCACCGGCGCGACCGGCTTCCTCGGCAGTCACCTCCTGCTGGACCTGTTGCGGCACAGCGACGCCCACGTGGTGTGCCTGATCCGCGCCGACGACGAGGACACGGCGCGAGAACGATTGATCGACGCGCTGCGACGTTTCGCTCTGCCGTCCTCGCGAGAGGTGCTGCGCCGGGTAACGCCGCTGGCGGGCGATCTGCGCGAGCCCAGGCTCGGACTGTCCGACGAACAGTGGGAAAAAGCGGCGGCGCAGGTGGATTCGATCGTCAACGCCGCGGCCGCGGTGGACTTCCTGCGCGGATATCCCTCGCTGCGACGCACGAATGTCCTCGGCCCGCTCACCCTCGCCGAACTGGCCTGCACCGGCAGGTCGACACCGATACACCACATCTCCTCGCTGGCGGTGTTCAACGGTGTCGAGTCGCGATCACTGGGGGAGGACGATCCGACCGCGCCCGTGGCGACGCTGCCGATCGGCTACGACCGCTCCAAGTGGGCGGCCGAGGCGATCCTGCGCCGGGCAGGCGAGCACGGTCTCACCGTGACGATCCTGCGTCCGGGCGGGATCGGCACCCATCCGGAGACCGGGGCGCACAATCCGCGCGATCTCAACAGCGGAATCACCGCCGCGTTGCTGCGTTTTCGTACCGTGCCCGGCTTCCGGTACCTCAACGGCGCGCCGGTGGACTGGGTGAGCCGGGTGGCCGCGGAGATCGTCACGCGGCCGAGCGCCTGGGGACACACCTATCACCTGACCGGCGAACCGACCTCGCTCGAGCAGATCGTCGCCAGGACCACGCTCGGCGGCCTCGGGGTGCGCGTGCAGCACTGGGAGAACTGGTGCGACGACGTGGTCCGCGCGATCCGCGAGGAACCCGCTCCCGAACTGGAGTCGCTGGCGCAGGTGTTGCAGAGCCCGGTCGCGCGGCGGCAGCTGGCGGCGATGGTGGGGGTGCCGCCCTCCCGCGCCGACCGCACCGAAGCTTTCGTGGCCGCGCACGGCTTGCCCGCTCCGATATCCGGCGCGGCGGCGGGCGGCAGGATGCTCGCGGCGACGGCCGGGCTCGGCGCGCCCGGCGGCGAACCGTACCTGCGCTTCGACGAAACCCTCAGCGGGACGATCGGCCCCGTCGGCGGCGCCGCCGACCTCCCCTGCGATCTGCGACTGACCCTGTCGATCGCCGACAGCGCGCAGGCATTCACCGCCCGCGTCCTCGACGTCGGTGGCGAACTGACCTGCCCGGCCATCCACGACGAGCCGCTGACCGTCACCGGCACGGCCGCCGTCCGTCCGCACGACGGCCTGCCGCTGCACCACGAGTCCCGGCACCCGATCATGCGCTACGACCTGACCCTGCGAGCCGCCGACGGCCGCAGCTGGTGGCTGACCGGCCACAAGTTCGCCGCCGCCCGCCGTCGCTTCGTCCGCCAGCTGGGCACCCAGCTGATCGAGATCGGCCCCGCCGGACAACCCGCGTCCTGGTCCGGTGAGATCGCCGTCCCGATGCACACCTACCTGTCCGATCAGATCGACGGCATCCGGGTGGACCCGCGACTGCCCGAACGTCAGCAACGACTGGCGAAACTGTTGTGGCTGAGCTGGTTCGGCGGGCAGCTCGGCGTGAGCCTGATGGAACCGATGCTGCGGGTCGGCGTCGACCTGCTCGACCTGCGCCGCGCCCTGCGAGAGGAACGCCGCCGATGA
- a CDS encoding lipase family protein: MKSEKRAWVAALTGSLIVVGTGMVAGPPAWTEPVSSQSQGAEGNILRADAAHLALTIPGAPGPIPARSTRLVYTSSNTHDAPTTVVGTYLEPTLPWPGPGPRPLVAYAGGVQGQSLECAPSAMLSQVVRYQPPADAVFEYDIIAIYQLLSRGMAVVMSDYHDFGVPGIHSFMNRKTQGYAVLDSARAALRLPGSGLDPAAPVILYGYSQGGMASAAAAELQPRYAPELNVRGAYVGGPPVGLQEYVARNEGRPGVAPAIAWILNGIAEDYPETRPVFEAELNDTGKAIMRDSVGKCGGGLSNTFVQPPNTSQWTVSGEPLSVVIDRSPELKRAFDEQRLGGSAPSVPVRIYAARNDEGATYPAVRDMAARWCGGGAVVQLDVDPSLPPLSGFLGTHNLAFFPSLGTSQQWVTDRLADVPAPVNCGALP; encoded by the coding sequence ATGAAGAGCGAAAAACGCGCTTGGGTCGCTGCTTTGACGGGAAGCCTCATAGTCGTCGGCACCGGGATGGTCGCCGGGCCACCCGCGTGGACGGAGCCGGTGTCGTCGCAGTCGCAAGGGGCTGAGGGCAACATTCTCCGTGCCGACGCGGCGCACCTGGCGTTGACGATCCCCGGGGCGCCCGGGCCGATACCGGCGAGATCGACACGCCTCGTCTACACCAGCAGCAATACCCATGACGCGCCGACCACGGTGGTGGGTACATACCTGGAGCCGACCTTGCCGTGGCCCGGCCCTGGGCCACGGCCGCTGGTGGCGTATGCGGGCGGTGTGCAGGGGCAGAGCCTCGAGTGCGCGCCCTCGGCGATGCTGTCGCAGGTGGTCCGGTACCAGCCGCCGGCCGACGCGGTCTTCGAGTACGACATCATCGCGATCTATCAACTGCTGTCCCGTGGCATGGCGGTGGTGATGAGCGACTATCACGACTTCGGCGTACCGGGCATCCACAGCTTCATGAACCGCAAAACGCAGGGATACGCGGTGCTGGACTCCGCGCGTGCCGCATTGCGGCTGCCCGGGTCCGGCCTCGATCCCGCCGCGCCGGTCATCCTCTACGGCTACTCCCAGGGCGGGATGGCTTCGGCGGCCGCGGCCGAGCTGCAACCGAGGTACGCCCCTGAGCTGAACGTGCGCGGCGCCTACGTGGGCGGGCCCCCGGTGGGCCTGCAGGAGTATGTCGCGCGCAACGAGGGCCGACCCGGTGTCGCCCCGGCCATCGCCTGGATCCTCAACGGCATCGCCGAGGACTATCCCGAGACGCGCCCGGTGTTCGAGGCCGAACTCAACGACACCGGCAAGGCGATCATGCGCGACTCGGTCGGCAAATGCGGCGGTGGCCTCTCCAACACCTTCGTGCAACCGCCGAACACCTCCCAATGGACTGTCAGCGGAGAGCCCCTCTCGGTCGTGATCGATCGTTCCCCGGAGTTGAAGAGGGCATTCGACGAGCAACGGCTCGGCGGGTCCGCCCCCTCGGTGCCGGTACGTATCTATGCGGCCAGGAACGACGAGGGAGCCACTTACCCGGCCGTGCGCGATATGGCCGCACGCTGGTGTGGTGGCGGTGCGGTCGTTCAGCTGGATGTGGATCCGTCGCTGCCGCCCCTGTCCGGATTCCTGGGGACCCACAATCTGGCCTTCTTCCCGTCACTGGGGACCTCGCAGCAGTGGGTGACCGATCGCCTCGCCGACGTGCCCGCTCCGGTGAACTGTGGGGCTCTGCCGTAG
- a CDS encoding oxygenase MpaB family protein, whose protein sequence is MQGFNRRDALKAGGVLGAVGAVGALAAASPARAEPWTWSPQGSVAGEGAGLDPMGVWDPEVDELVASLIDRGDVPKVNEQLRQWTANGQPLPAGLPNDLREFMEYARRMPQWVDHGKLNSAIEFNKKRGLYLGVLYGFASGMMSTVIPKEARAVYYSKGGHDLKDRITKTAKLGYDIGSNNAYADDGQMIVTCVKTRLVHAAVRHLLPQSPHWTATAQEQIPISQNDMMVTWHSLPTTVMRHFVNWGVPMPQEESEGFLHSWQVAGHMLGIKDEYIPKSWDEANSQASQVLDPILMATPEGVKLADRLLSLGAGLDLAILTKPVLGSFTRFLLGDKLADGLQIPRELVWDPLLRFSWGPFVAVREGLLTVAPPTKEVYWMFDEFLRQAALLYLSELRTPISIEIPTMNRDMSLPPK, encoded by the coding sequence ATGCAGGGATTCAACAGGCGCGATGCGTTGAAGGCCGGAGGTGTACTCGGGGCGGTGGGCGCCGTCGGCGCGCTCGCCGCCGCATCACCGGCCAGGGCGGAGCCGTGGACATGGTCACCGCAGGGGTCGGTGGCGGGCGAAGGCGCGGGTCTCGACCCGATGGGCGTGTGGGACCCCGAGGTCGACGAACTCGTCGCCTCGCTGATCGATCGCGGCGATGTGCCCAAGGTGAACGAACAACTGCGCCAGTGGACGGCGAATGGTCAACCGCTGCCCGCCGGGCTGCCGAACGACCTGCGTGAGTTCATGGAATACGCGCGCCGGATGCCGCAGTGGGTCGACCACGGAAAACTGAACTCCGCCATCGAGTTCAACAAGAAGCGCGGCCTCTACCTCGGTGTACTCTACGGCTTCGCCAGCGGCATGATGAGCACAGTCATCCCGAAGGAGGCGCGCGCGGTCTACTACTCCAAGGGTGGCCACGACCTCAAGGACCGCATCACCAAGACCGCCAAGCTCGGCTACGACATCGGCAGCAACAACGCCTACGCCGATGACGGCCAAATGATCGTGACCTGCGTCAAGACCCGCCTGGTGCACGCCGCCGTGCGTCACCTGCTGCCGCAGTCGCCGCACTGGACGGCCACGGCCCAGGAGCAGATCCCGATCAGCCAGAACGACATGATGGTCACCTGGCACAGCCTGCCCACCACGGTCATGCGCCACTTCGTCAACTGGGGGGTGCCCATGCCACAGGAGGAATCCGAGGGATTCCTGCACTCCTGGCAGGTGGCCGGGCACATGCTCGGCATCAAGGACGAGTACATCCCGAAATCCTGGGACGAGGCCAATTCCCAGGCTTCGCAGGTGCTCGACCCGATCCTCATGGCGACTCCGGAGGGCGTGAAGCTCGCCGACCGGCTGCTGAGCCTCGGGGCCGGTCTGGATCTGGCGATCCTGACCAAGCCGGTGCTCGGCTCGTTCACCCGCTTCCTGCTGGGCGACAAGCTGGCCGACGGACTCCAGATTCCGCGTGAACTGGTCTGGGATCCGTTGCTGCGCTTCAGCTGGGGGCCGTTCGTCGCGGTGCGTGAGGGACTGCTCACGGTGGCACCTCCGACGAAGGAAGTCTACTGGATGTTCGACGAGTTCCTGCGTCAGGCCGCGCTGCTCTACCTGTCCGAACTGCGCACGCCGATCAGCATCGAGATCCCGACGATGAACCGCGACATGAGCCTGCCGCCGAAGTAG
- a CDS encoding alpha/beta hydrolase: MMDRLPTYRDDRIDDGFRFRTADGIDLMLRRSGPDDAPAVLFVHGHGVSSRMFDLPEIRNVTDVLADAGYESWLLDWRGSSLLPYNESGHRYTLDDVALYDLPAAVEQVRRHTGDRPLFVVAHCVGALAVASALTAGLLPGLAGVVAQGVFLTPKVSGSSRMRVLLGSEMIGGRVTHLDSDFRKVGLWSKRTLLYAALSRKGECPDPTCRMVHHGWGMGSKLFEHHHLDPRTHDRLADLFGAIGLSMLPHLRQMELARAVVRCSLDDERYAALPENALDSAGRIDCPVLLLSGSRNEAWPGANKLCHEVLAEREPGLDVRYVEIPSYGHLDTFIGRGAALDVFGHIADFLDEQCGR; encoded by the coding sequence ATGATGGACCGACTCCCCACGTACCGCGACGACCGCATCGACGACGGATTCCGGTTCCGCACCGCCGACGGCATCGACCTGATGCTGCGCCGATCGGGACCTGACGACGCGCCCGCCGTGCTCTTCGTGCACGGGCACGGTGTTTCCTCGCGGATGTTCGACCTGCCGGAGATCCGCAATGTCACCGACGTGCTCGCCGACGCGGGCTACGAATCGTGGCTGCTGGACTGGCGGGGCAGCAGCCTGCTGCCCTACAACGAATCCGGCCACCGGTACACCCTCGACGACGTGGCTCTCTACGACCTGCCCGCGGCGGTCGAACAGGTGCGCCGGCACACCGGGGACCGGCCGCTGTTCGTGGTCGCGCACTGCGTCGGCGCGCTGGCAGTGGCCTCGGCGCTGACCGCGGGACTGCTGCCCGGGTTGGCGGGCGTGGTCGCTCAAGGCGTGTTCCTGACGCCGAAGGTGAGCGGCTCGTCGCGGATGCGGGTGTTGCTCGGCAGCGAAATGATCGGCGGGCGCGTCACCCACCTGGACTCCGATTTCCGCAAGGTCGGCCTGTGGTCGAAGCGGACCCTGCTCTACGCGGCGCTCTCCCGCAAGGGGGAGTGCCCGGACCCGACCTGCCGCATGGTGCACCACGGCTGGGGCATGGGCTCGAAGCTGTTCGAACACCACCACCTCGACCCCCGCACCCACGACCGGCTGGCCGACCTGTTCGGCGCGATCGGGCTGTCGATGCTCCCGCATCTGCGTCAGATGGAGTTGGCCCGCGCGGTCGTCCGGTGCTCTCTCGACGACGAACGCTATGCGGCGCTGCCCGAGAACGCCCTCGACAGCGCGGGACGCATCGACTGCCCGGTGCTGTTGCTGTCGGGCAGCCGCAACGAGGCGTGGCCGGGAGCCAACAAGCTGTGTCACGAGGTGCTCGCCGAGCGGGAGCCGGGATTGGACGTGCGCTACGTGGAGATCCCGTCCTACGGCCACCTCGACACCTTCATCGGTCGCGGAGCAGCCCTGGACGTCTTCGGTCATATCGCCGATTTCCTCGACGAGCAGTGCGGGCGGTGA
- a CDS encoding SDR family oxidoreductase, protein MGWPGPRKTADVAVFLASDRSSFMTGSAVYVDGGYSQL, encoded by the coding sequence ATCGGCTGGCCCGGCCCCAGGAAGACCGCCGACGTCGCGGTATTCCTCGCCTCCGACCGCAGCAGCTTCATGACCGGGTCGGCGGTGTATGTCGACGGCGGCTACAGCCAGCTCTGA
- a CDS encoding OsmC family protein, giving the protein MPHEHSYTVAVEWSGSTEQLEAYSRNHTVRSDAETLLAGSSDPAFRGDPTRWNPEQLLVSALAQCHMLWFLALAAHAGVVVTGYIDQAIGRMTEHPDGAGEFTEVVLRPEVTVRGDVALGTLDRLHHRAHEKCFIARSVNFPVRCEPAAVTSAAR; this is encoded by the coding sequence TTGCCACACGAGCACTCGTACACCGTCGCTGTCGAATGGTCCGGGAGTACAGAACAGCTCGAGGCGTACTCGCGCAACCACACCGTCCGCTCCGACGCCGAGACACTGCTCGCGGGGTCGTCCGATCCCGCCTTTCGCGGCGACCCGACCCGATGGAACCCCGAACAGCTCCTCGTGTCGGCGCTCGCCCAATGCCACATGCTGTGGTTTCTCGCTCTGGCCGCGCACGCCGGTGTGGTGGTCACCGGATACATCGACCAGGCCATCGGCCGGATGACCGAACATCCCGACGGTGCGGGAGAATTCACCGAGGTCGTCCTGCGACCCGAGGTGACCGTCCGAGGCGATGTCGCCCTCGGCACGCTCGACCGGTTGCACCACCGCGCCCACGAGAAATGCTTCATCGCCCGATCCGTGAACTTCCCCGTTCGATGCGAACCGGCCGCGGTGACGAGCGCAGCGCGATAA
- a CDS encoding methyltransferase family protein: MRRVPPPVIAAAAAGVQYLQTRGRRPTPWSGLAAAPFTAAAATLAAWAVSRFADKGTTVNPMSFDKVTTLVTDGPNRFTRNPMYLGLASALTAHAVLRRSAWALLPTAGFVALIDRTQIPAEEQALAERFGEQYEQYRNRVLRWIGPPRA, translated from the coding sequence ATGCGCAGAGTTCCACCGCCGGTCATCGCTGCTGCGGCCGCCGGGGTCCAGTACTTGCAGACCCGCGGCCGGCGGCCGACCCCGTGGTCGGGCCTGGCCGCAGCGCCGTTCACCGCCGCGGCGGCGACACTGGCCGCCTGGGCGGTCAGCCGCTTCGCCGACAAGGGCACCACGGTCAACCCGATGAGCTTCGACAAGGTGACCACCCTGGTCACCGACGGGCCCAACCGGTTCACACGGAACCCGATGTACCTGGGCCTGGCCAGCGCGCTGACCGCGCACGCGGTGCTGCGGCGTTCGGCCTGGGCATTGTTGCCCACGGCCGGTTTCGTGGCGCTGATCGATCGCACCCAGATCCCGGCCGAGGAGCAGGCGCTCGCCGAGCGCTTCGGCGAGCAGTACGAGCAGTACCGCAACCGGGTGCTGCGGTGGATCGGCCCGCCGCGCGCTTGA
- a CDS encoding Gfo/Idh/MocA family protein, whose translation MVDDTRPALRFGILGAARIAPAAVIAPTRRNPEVAVTAVAARDRARAERFAGKHGIGRVYDSYPALLDDPDIDAVYIPLPNGLHGRWTRAALAAGKHVLCEKPFTADAAEAREIGALAEQSGLVVMEAFHYRYHPLTTAAEEVVASGELGTLRHVEAAVCFPLPRFSDIRYDYDLAGGALMDAGCYAVHMARLLGGAEPEVVAARAKLRDPRVDRAMRADLRFASGHTGGVRASMWSADLLRVAVTVTGERGRMRVLNPLLPHQGHLLSLRTDERGLRRRFTRRTSYDYQLDAFADAVLRGGPVATGPGDSVANMTVIDAIYSAAGLPLRRPS comes from the coding sequence GTGGTCGACGACACCCGCCCTGCCCTGCGGTTCGGAATTCTCGGCGCGGCCCGCATCGCGCCCGCCGCCGTGATCGCGCCCACTCGGCGCAACCCGGAGGTGGCCGTCACGGCGGTGGCGGCCAGAGATCGGGCACGGGCCGAGCGCTTCGCGGGCAAGCACGGCATCGGTCGCGTGTACGACAGTTATCCCGCACTGCTGGACGATCCCGACATCGACGCCGTCTACATCCCGCTGCCCAACGGCTTGCACGGACGCTGGACACGGGCGGCGCTCGCGGCGGGCAAGCACGTGCTGTGCGAGAAACCGTTCACCGCCGACGCGGCCGAGGCGCGCGAGATCGGCGCGCTCGCCGAGCAATCCGGTCTCGTGGTGATGGAGGCCTTCCACTACCGCTACCACCCGTTGACCACGGCCGCCGAAGAAGTGGTCGCCTCCGGCGAACTCGGAACGTTGCGCCACGTCGAGGCCGCGGTGTGCTTCCCGCTGCCTCGCTTCTCCGATATCCGCTACGACTACGACCTCGCGGGCGGGGCGCTCATGGACGCCGGCTGCTACGCCGTGCACATGGCCAGGTTGCTCGGCGGCGCGGAGCCCGAAGTGGTGGCCGCGCGGGCGAAGCTGCGTGATCCGCGCGTCGATCGCGCCATGCGCGCCGACCTGCGTTTCGCCTCCGGTCACACCGGAGGCGTCCGCGCCTCGATGTGGTCGGCGGACCTGCTGCGGGTCGCTGTCACGGTGACCGGCGAGCGCGGGCGCATGCGAGTGCTCAACCCGCTGCTGCCGCACCAGGGGCATCTGCTCTCGTTGCGCACCGACGAACGCGGGCTCCGTCGCCGGTTCACCCGCCGCACCTCCTACGACTACCAACTCGACGCCTTCGCCGATGCCGTGCTGCGCGGCGGGCCGGTGGCGACCGGGCCCGGCGACTCCGTGGCCAATATGACCGTCATCGACGCCATCTACTCGGCCGCCGGGCTGCCGTTGCGCCGGCCCAGTTGA